From a region of the Candidatus Methylomirabilota bacterium genome:
- a CDS encoding beta-ketoacyl-[acyl-carrier-protein] synthase family protein — translation MRKSRRVVITGLGVVAPNGIGKDAFWDALVAGKSGIDYITAFDASSYPCQIAGEVKGFMPSDFISIRKAKMMGRFSQLAVASTRLALDDAGLAMTPSLTFQTTVCFGNSANGIGDIAGDAMEAMRLDGVKGVKPWSALEYPTHAAASYLAIEFGIKGRAISISSNCCTSLDAIETGYQKIVEGKAKVAITGGCDAPIFPASFSGFCALGALTKRNDAPTEASRPYDLLRDGLVISEGSATLVLEDYEFAKDRGAVIYAEILGYGAASEAIGMRKGDLTGQTMAQAIESAIASADLRPGDIDHVNAHGSSLPDYDVCDTNAFKAALGEHAYKIPVVSIKSMIGQPISAASGFQTASACLSIQEQRVPPTINQKVPDPQCDLDYVPNVSRVARINRVLINGHSFGGSVSALVIGRVEP, via the coding sequence GTGCGAAAGTCCCGTCGCGTAGTCATCACCGGCTTGGGGGTTGTCGCCCCCAACGGCATCGGCAAGGACGCTTTCTGGGACGCCCTCGTCGCCGGCAAGTCCGGCATCGACTACATCACCGCGTTCGATGCCTCTTCATACCCGTGTCAGATCGCCGGGGAAGTTAAGGGTTTCATGCCGTCAGACTTCATCTCGATCCGAAAAGCCAAGATGATGGGCCGCTTCTCGCAACTGGCCGTGGCCAGCACGCGATTGGCGCTTGACGATGCGGGACTTGCCATGACGCCTAGTCTGACCTTCCAGACTACCGTCTGCTTCGGGAACTCTGCCAATGGGATTGGAGACATAGCCGGTGACGCTATGGAGGCTATGCGGCTCGACGGCGTCAAGGGAGTAAAGCCATGGTCTGCCTTGGAATACCCGACTCACGCCGCCGCAAGCTACCTTGCCATCGAGTTCGGAATCAAAGGTCGGGCAATCTCCATTTCCTCGAACTGTTGCACCAGCTTGGACGCAATAGAAACCGGATATCAAAAGATCGTCGAAGGAAAGGCTAAGGTCGCCATTACGGGGGGATGTGACGCTCCAATCTTCCCGGCGTCCTTCAGCGGCTTCTGTGCTCTAGGTGCGCTTACCAAGCGGAATGATGCACCGACCGAGGCCTCACGTCCCTATGACTTGCTCCGCGATGGACTTGTCATTTCGGAAGGCAGCGCTACTCTCGTTCTCGAGGACTACGAGTTCGCGAAAGATCGTGGCGCTGTCATTTACGCAGAGATCCTCGGCTACGGGGCCGCCAGCGAGGCTATCGGAATGCGGAAAGGGGATCTCACGGGACAGACGATGGCTCAGGCCATAGAGTCGGCCATTGCCAGCGCGGATCTACGACCAGGAGACATTGATCACGTCAACGCACATGGCAGCTCGTTACCTGACTACGACGTGTGCGACACAAACGCGTTCAAGGCTGCCCTAGGAGAACACGCGTACAAGATCCCCGTGGTCTCCATCAAATCGATGATTGGCCAGCCAATTTCGGCCGCGAGCGGCTTCCAGACAGCCTCAGCCTGCTTGTCCATCCAAGAACAGCGTGTTCCCCCAACTATCAATCAGAAGGTTCCCGATCCTCAGTGTGATCTGGACTACGTCCCTAACGTCAGTCGGGTTGCGCGTATCAACCGGGTCCTCATCAATGGTCACAGCTTTGGCGGAAGCGTCTCAGCCCTGGTCATAGGCCGCGTGGAACCGTAG
- a CDS encoding sugar kinase: MSHDLVGLGEVMLRLAAPPPQRLEQAVALDVQIGGSEANVLAAVSHLGLRTAFISALPAEHAWGDRTVRELSSHGVDCAGVLRRPGSRMGLYFLEYGVPPRPVRVLYDRRDSAMSQLVPEEVDWAIVRGARMVHLSGITAALGDNLRAVIRRACREAQSAGVPISFDVNYRSRLWSTKGARDFLSEALTAVRYLFIGSDDAETVFELSGEPEKVLRGLARLAPAATIALTLGEAGSAVLDAGAVLRPSRLYTVTTVDRVGAGDAYAAGFLWRVLQGRSVLEAVDAATALAALKCTIWGDIALVRPPELEELMASANSEIRR; encoded by the coding sequence ATGAGCCACGATCTCGTCGGGTTGGGGGAGGTCATGCTCAGGCTGGCCGCCCCGCCGCCGCAGCGTCTCGAGCAGGCCGTCGCGCTCGATGTCCAGATCGGCGGCTCCGAGGCCAACGTGCTGGCGGCCGTCTCGCACCTCGGGCTGCGGACGGCGTTCATCTCGGCCTTGCCCGCCGAGCACGCCTGGGGCGATCGCACGGTGCGGGAGCTTTCCAGCCACGGCGTGGACTGCGCTGGCGTGTTGCGACGGCCCGGCAGCCGCATGGGCCTCTACTTTCTCGAGTACGGTGTCCCGCCGCGCCCCGTCCGCGTGCTCTACGACCGTCGCGATTCGGCGATGAGCCAACTCGTGCCGGAGGAGGTGGACTGGGCGATTGTGCGCGGGGCGCGGATGGTGCACCTCTCCGGCATCACCGCCGCGCTCGGTGACAACCTCCGCGCCGTCATCAGGCGGGCTTGCCGGGAGGCGCAGTCGGCGGGCGTGCCGATCTCGTTCGATGTCAACTACCGCTCGCGCCTCTGGTCGACCAAGGGAGCTCGAGACTTTCTGTCGGAGGCGCTCACGGCTGTCCGCTATCTCTTCATCGGCTCGGACGACGCCGAAACCGTGTTCGAGCTGTCAGGCGAGCCGGAGAAGGTGTTGCGCGGGCTCGCGCGGCTGGCGCCCGCGGCCACCATCGCGCTGACGCTCGGCGAGGCGGGCTCGGCCGTGCTGGACGCCGGCGCCGTCCTGCGGCCGTCGCGGCTCTACACGGTGACCACGGTGGACCGCGTGGGCGCGGGCGATGCGTACGCCGCGGGCTTCCTCTGGCGCGTGCTGCAGGGGCGCTCCGTCCTGGAGGCGGTGGACGCGGCGACGGCGCTGGCCGCGCTCAAGTGCACGATCTGGGGAGACATCGCGCTCGTGCGCCCGCCCGAGCTCGAAGAGCTGATGGCCTCCGCCAACTCCGAGATCCGCCGCTAG